A window from bacterium BMS3Abin08 encodes these proteins:
- a CDS encoding citrate transporter translates to MLTPEMITVMAVLVAAVFLFIVEWVRVDVVAIIVMVTLPLLGLVSGEEAFMGLSSNAVVSIIAVIIIGSGLDRTGIMNKVAKPITRLAGNSESRLITLVSATVAVISSFMQNIGAVALFLPATQRVCNRVNISPSRVLIPMGLLGIIGGCLTLVGSSPLILLNDLLLPMGLKPFGMFYVTPIGIALVVAALAYFVLFGRFILPKRGGAGGRQLVDFGKIYYTADALHELKVPSDFKSGATLEEMNIRAQYLVTVVAVAKHKEERKYFAPSRKISLSPNDDIAVLGPKENIMRFAEDFGMKVKEGLEVFEEELSPGSAGMVEAIVPPRSEIEGKSLREMHFREKYQVNPIAIRRRDKIFYGGLSDIVLQSGDILLLQGLLEKFSILKDSGVLTFITPFEVEVMKTHKAKAALICFAVAIVLVLSGKFKLSVALMTGALGMILTGVLTIDEAYHAVDWRTVFLLAGLIPLGVAVEKTGTAAFIAQQVLGFIGDVSPIVLLTVIGILTSIFTLVVSNVGATVLLVPLAINMALGAGADPRMAAMTVAVAASNTFVLPTHQVNAYIMGPGGYRTVDYIKAGSVMTVLYLVVMIGSMYLFYGITG, encoded by the coding sequence ATGCTGACACCAGAGATGATTACTGTTATGGCTGTTCTTGTAGCAGCGGTATTTCTCTTTATTGTCGAATGGGTGAGGGTGGATGTTGTGGCTATAATCGTCATGGTGACCCTGCCTCTCTTAGGCCTTGTCAGTGGAGAGGAGGCCTTTATGGGCCTAAGCAGTAACGCCGTTGTTTCGATCATTGCCGTTATCATTATCGGTTCAGGGCTTGACAGGACGGGGATAATGAATAAGGTGGCAAAACCGATAACCCGTCTTGCCGGAAACAGTGAATCCCGCCTTATCACGCTCGTCTCAGCCACGGTCGCCGTTATCTCTTCCTTCATGCAGAATATTGGGGCCGTGGCACTTTTTTTGCCGGCCACTCAGAGGGTCTGTAACCGGGTCAATATCTCCCCGTCAAGGGTGCTTATACCCATGGGGCTTCTTGGAATAATCGGCGGATGTCTTACGCTGGTCGGGTCAAGTCCTCTGATTCTTCTTAATGACCTCCTGCTACCGATGGGTCTGAAGCCCTTCGGCATGTTTTATGTTACCCCTATCGGAATCGCCCTCGTGGTCGCGGCCCTGGCCTATTTTGTTTTATTCGGGCGGTTTATACTTCCAAAGAGGGGTGGGGCAGGGGGGAGGCAGCTGGTCGACTTCGGTAAGATCTACTATACGGCGGATGCCCTCCATGAACTCAAAGTACCGTCAGATTTCAAGTCCGGCGCAACACTGGAGGAGATGAACATAAGGGCGCAGTACCTTGTGACTGTTGTTGCCGTGGCAAAACACAAAGAGGAGAGGAAGTACTTTGCGCCGTCAAGAAAAATTAGCCTTTCTCCCAACGACGATATTGCGGTCCTCGGACCAAAAGAAAACATAATGAGGTTTGCAGAAGACTTCGGGATGAAGGTAAAGGAAGGGCTTGAGGTCTTTGAGGAGGAGTTGTCTCCCGGTAGTGCCGGAATGGTGGAGGCGATTGTTCCACCGCGCTCGGAGATCGAGGGTAAATCTCTTAGGGAGATGCACTTCAGGGAAAAGTATCAGGTCAACCCTATCGCAATAAGACGAAGAGACAAGATATTTTATGGCGGTCTTTCCGACATTGTTCTGCAATCCGGGGACATACTGCTGCTTCAGGGTCTGCTGGAAAAGTTTTCAATCCTTAAGGACTCCGGTGTCCTTACATTCATTACGCCCTTTGAGGTGGAGGTGATGAAGACCCACAAGGCAAAGGCGGCCCTTATATGTTTTGCCGTAGCAATCGTGCTTGTTCTGTCTGGTAAGTTTAAACTCTCGGTGGCATTAATGACAGGAGCCCTGGGTATGATCCTTACAGGGGTGCTTACAATCGATGAGGCATACCATGCGGTGGACTGGAGGACCGTATTTCTGCTTGCCGGGCTGATACCGCTTGGTGTTGCAGTTGAAAAGACCGGAACCGCAGCATTTATAGCACAGCAGGTGCTCGGGTTTATAGGTGATGTATCTCCAATTGTGCTTCTGACAGTGATAGGGATACTGACATCCATCTTTACCCTTGTGGTCTCCAATGTCGGGGCCACCGTGCTTCTTGTGCCGCTTGCCATCAATATGGCGTTAGGTGCGGGGGCAGACCCGAGGATGGCTGCAATGACAGTGGCAGTTGCCGCCTCGAACACCTTTGTGCTGCCCACCCATCAGGTTAATGCTTATATCATGGGACCGGGAGGGTACAGGACGGTCGACTACATCAAGGCAGGCTCTGTAATGACCGTGTTATATCTTGTTGTTATGATAGGGTCGATGTACCTTTTTTACGGGATAACAGGTTAA